Proteins from a genomic interval of Amycolatopsis sp. cg13:
- a CDS encoding ArsR/SmtB family transcription factor, with product MLDRALRAGYQNVLAERWHSLRAGFDAETAWRAKILARQGISALFASLRPTLRWKGLTLEADFPRDLDLTLRGHGIVLRPTLLWSGHPLVAYYADRPTTLIYPALTPLPLLAPSGRSDPLAALLGATRAGALRALISGRTTTGLARELSVSVAAASLHAKTLREAGLIVSRREGKAVCHECTPLGLDLLAAKPPRAGG from the coding sequence ATGCTGGACCGGGCGCTGCGCGCCGGTTACCAGAACGTCCTCGCCGAACGCTGGCACAGTCTGCGGGCGGGCTTCGACGCCGAAACCGCGTGGCGGGCGAAAATCCTTGCGCGCCAAGGCATCAGCGCCCTGTTCGCCAGCCTCCGGCCGACGCTCCGCTGGAAAGGACTGACCCTCGAAGCCGACTTCCCCCGCGACCTCGACCTGACCCTGCGCGGCCACGGCATCGTCCTGCGGCCCACGTTGCTGTGGTCGGGACACCCGCTGGTGGCGTACTACGCCGACCGCCCCACCACGCTGATCTATCCCGCGCTGACCCCGCTGCCCCTGCTCGCCCCGTCCGGACGGTCGGACCCGCTGGCCGCGCTGCTAGGCGCCACTCGCGCCGGTGCGCTGCGGGCCCTGATCAGCGGACGCACGACCACCGGTCTCGCGCGCGAGCTGTCCGTCTCGGTCGCCGCCGCGTCCTTGCACGCCAAGACTTTGCGCGAGGCGGGTTTGATCGTGTCGCGTCGGGAGGGCAAGGCGGTGTGCCATGAGTGCACCCCGCTGGGGCTCGATCTGCTTGCCGCCAAACCGCCGCGTGCTGGCGGGTGA
- a CDS encoding phosphotriesterase has translation MAEVRGVLGAIDAADLGLVLPHEHLFNDLSSAVAEPSYSATRRLVEAEVGPEWQFLLRQDPYCCADNVAVKDHASVVREVSAFAAAGGGTVVDATGSAAIGRDPRALAAVAEATGVNVVMGTGAYLEKFEGERITAVTVEAQTSRILAELDEGVGETGIRAGVIGEVGVSPLFTEGERASLRAAALAQAARPAVGLNIHMPGWQRRGHEVLDLVLEECGAAPGKVALAHSDPSGDDPGYQRELLERGVLLEFDMIGLDISFPGEGVAPTVSQTARAVARWVHEGFGEQIMLSHDLFLKQMWTHNGGNGLVFVPTIFADLLEAEGVAADAVARLMRDVPARWLTA, from the coding sequence GTGGCTGAGGTGCGCGGCGTCCTCGGTGCGATCGACGCGGCGGACCTCGGGCTGGTGCTGCCGCACGAGCACCTGTTCAACGACCTGTCGTCCGCGGTCGCCGAACCCTCGTACTCCGCCACTCGGCGGCTCGTCGAGGCGGAAGTGGGACCAGAGTGGCAATTCCTGCTTCGCCAGGATCCGTACTGCTGCGCCGACAACGTGGCAGTGAAGGACCATGCGAGCGTCGTGCGCGAGGTGTCCGCGTTCGCCGCGGCCGGCGGCGGCACGGTCGTCGACGCCACCGGAAGCGCGGCGATCGGCCGGGATCCGCGAGCCCTGGCGGCGGTGGCCGAGGCGACCGGGGTCAACGTCGTCATGGGCACCGGTGCGTACCTGGAGAAGTTCGAAGGCGAGCGCATCACCGCGGTCACCGTCGAAGCGCAGACCTCGCGCATTCTCGCGGAGCTGGACGAGGGCGTCGGCGAAACGGGAATCCGGGCCGGTGTCATCGGCGAGGTCGGCGTCTCTCCGCTTTTCACCGAGGGGGAGCGGGCTTCCTTGCGGGCCGCGGCCCTCGCGCAGGCCGCGCGGCCGGCGGTCGGGCTCAACATCCACATGCCGGGCTGGCAACGCCGCGGGCACGAGGTGCTCGACCTGGTGCTGGAGGAATGCGGTGCGGCGCCGGGGAAAGTGGCGCTGGCGCACAGCGATCCGTCCGGCGACGATCCGGGCTACCAGCGCGAGCTTCTCGAGCGCGGCGTGCTGCTGGAGTTCGACATGATCGGCCTCGACATTTCGTTCCCCGGCGAAGGCGTGGCCCCGACGGTTTCCCAGACCGCTCGTGCCGTGGCGCGGTGGGTGCACGAGGGCTTCGGGGAGCAGATCATGTTGTCGCACGACCTATTCCTGAAGCAGATGTGGACGCACAACGGCGGGAACGGGCTCGTGTTCGTGCCGACGATCTTCGCCGATCTGCTCGAAGCCGAGGGCGTGGCGGCCGACGCCGTGGCCCGGCTGATGCGGGACGTCCCGGCCCGATGGCTCACCGCATGA
- a CDS encoding type VII secretion system-associated protein: protein MSEDQWVLLVDPAWQPASATDGAEVPSPPPQAVVGGWLAREDGSVSRFEPNPSYEPAAEDSPTDPLDAVLRLTARGEADFDQLATVFRESAFAVAVNTDESPLVAPSPDNIPCLLVTTAPAHRRRVRAAGWRPAAPADLVRLLDGYDDVDLLLNPGAPGCLRLLADSVREIVA, encoded by the coding sequence ATGTCCGAGGACCAGTGGGTGCTGCTGGTCGACCCGGCGTGGCAACCCGCGTCGGCGACCGACGGGGCCGAGGTCCCGAGCCCGCCGCCGCAGGCCGTGGTGGGCGGCTGGCTCGCGCGCGAAGACGGATCCGTCAGCCGCTTCGAGCCCAACCCGTCCTACGAACCGGCGGCGGAAGACTCCCCGACCGACCCGCTGGACGCCGTGCTCCGCCTGACCGCCCGCGGCGAGGCCGACTTCGACCAGTTGGCCACAGTTTTCCGCGAATCGGCCTTCGCGGTGGCCGTGAACACCGACGAATCCCCGCTCGTCGCGCCGTCGCCGGACAACATCCCGTGCCTGCTCGTCACGACCGCCCCGGCACACCGCCGCCGAGTCCGCGCCGCCGGGTGGCGTCCGGCCGCGCCCGCGGATCTGGTGCGGCTGCTGGACGGTTACGACGACGTCGATCTGCTGCTCAACCCTGGCGCCCCGGGGTGCCTTCGGTTGCTGGCCGACAGCGTCCGCGAGATCGTGGCCTGA
- a CDS encoding putative Ig domain-containing protein → MAGFAALALTAPALPAVASPAAAHPTARVCAEKAKPGMVTCFAERQTDTMRAFLTPGALPGGFGPSDLRSAYNLTAAGSASATVAIVDSNDDPNAESDLASYRSTYGLPACTTANGCFKKVNENGQTSPLPAADSGWAGEISLDVDMVSAICPNCHILLVEANQPSMADLGTAVNTAVSMGAKYVSNSYGGGEDGTEPSSDSSYFHHPGVAITASTGDNGYGISYPASSQYVTAVGGTSLSRNSSARGWGETAWTGAGSGCSGYVAKPAFQNVTTGCGKRAVADVSAVADPQTGVAVYQTYGGSGWAVYGGTSASAPIIASVYALAGAPGASDTPAAYPYSHTGNLNDVTSGSNGSCSASVQCNAGPGWDGPTGLGTPNGTAAFSAGAPSGGVTAANPGSQNGVVGTAASLQLSASGGSGGYTWTASGLPTGLSISSGGLISGTPTTAGTYSVTATAKDSSGATGSTTFSWTIAPTGGGTCSGQKLGNPGFENGTSPWTASSGVISTSSNGEPPHSGTYLAYLDGYGSAHTDTVSQSVSIPSGCHATLSYYLHVDTAETTTTTAYDKLTVKAGSTTLASYSNLNQATGYQLHTVDMSAYAGQTVTLTFTGTEDSSLQTSFCLDDTSLTVS, encoded by the coding sequence ATGGCCGGTTTCGCGGCCTTGGCCTTGACTGCCCCGGCCCTGCCGGCCGTGGCATCGCCCGCCGCGGCGCATCCGACCGCCCGCGTCTGCGCCGAGAAGGCGAAGCCCGGCATGGTCACCTGTTTCGCCGAACGCCAGACCGACACCATGCGCGCGTTCCTCACACCGGGCGCGCTGCCCGGCGGGTTCGGTCCCTCGGACCTGCGTTCCGCCTACAACCTGACCGCCGCGGGCAGCGCGTCGGCCACCGTGGCGATCGTCGACTCCAACGACGACCCGAATGCTGAATCGGACCTCGCGAGCTATCGCTCCACCTACGGGCTGCCGGCGTGCACCACCGCGAACGGCTGCTTCAAAAAGGTGAACGAAAACGGGCAAACCAGTCCCCTTCCGGCCGCGGATTCCGGCTGGGCGGGCGAAATCTCGCTCGACGTCGACATGGTTTCGGCGATCTGCCCGAATTGCCACATTCTGCTCGTCGAAGCGAACCAGCCGAGCATGGCCGATCTCGGCACCGCGGTGAACACCGCCGTGTCGATGGGCGCGAAATACGTGTCCAACAGCTACGGCGGCGGCGAGGACGGCACCGAACCCTCCTCCGACTCCAGCTACTTCCACCACCCCGGCGTCGCGATCACCGCGAGCACCGGCGACAACGGCTACGGCATCAGCTACCCGGCCTCCTCGCAGTACGTGACCGCGGTCGGCGGCACCTCGCTGAGCCGCAACAGCAGCGCGCGCGGCTGGGGCGAAACCGCGTGGACCGGCGCGGGCAGCGGCTGCTCGGGTTACGTGGCCAAGCCGGCCTTCCAGAACGTGACGACCGGCTGCGGCAAGCGCGCGGTCGCCGACGTCTCGGCCGTGGCCGACCCGCAGACCGGCGTCGCGGTGTACCAGACCTACGGCGGCAGCGGCTGGGCCGTCTACGGCGGCACCAGCGCGTCCGCCCCGATCATCGCGTCCGTCTACGCCCTCGCCGGCGCGCCCGGCGCGTCCGACACCCCCGCCGCCTACCCGTACTCGCACACCGGCAACCTCAACGACGTGACCTCCGGCAGCAACGGCAGCTGCTCCGCCTCCGTGCAGTGCAACGCCGGCCCCGGCTGGGACGGCCCGACCGGTCTCGGCACCCCGAACGGCACCGCGGCGTTCAGCGCGGGCGCACCGAGCGGCGGCGTCACAGCGGCCAACCCGGGCAGCCAGAACGGCGTCGTCGGCACCGCGGCGAGCCTGCAGCTGTCCGCGTCCGGCGGCAGCGGCGGCTACACCTGGACCGCCAGCGGCCTGCCCACCGGGCTGTCGATCAGCTCGGGCGGCCTGATCTCCGGCACGCCGACCACCGCCGGCACGTACTCGGTGACCGCGACCGCCAAGGACTCTTCCGGCGCGACCGGCTCCACCACGTTCAGCTGGACGATCGCCCCGACCGGCGGCGGCACCTGCTCCGGGCAGAAGCTGGGCAACCCCGGCTTCGAAAACGGAACCAGCCCGTGGACCGCGTCCAGCGGAGTGATCAGCACGTCGTCGAACGGCGAACCCCCGCACAGCGGCACGTACCTCGCCTACCTCGACGGCTACGGCAGCGCGCACACCGACACGGTCTCGCAGTCGGTGAGCATCCCGTCGGGCTGCCACGCCACGCTGAGCTACTACCTGCACGTCGACACCGCCGAGACGACCACCACGACGGCCTACGACAAGCTGACCGTCAAGGCCGGTTCGACCACGCTCGCCTCGTACTCGAACCTGAACCAGGCGACCGGATACCAGCTGCACACCGTTGACATGTCGGCCTACGCCGGCCAGACGGTGACGCTGACCTTCACCGGCACCGAGGACTCGAGCCTGCAGACGTCGTTCTGCCTCGACGACACGTCGCTGACTGTCAGCTGA
- a CDS encoding LacI family DNA-binding transcriptional regulator, whose translation MSLAKVAREAGVAVSTVSRYVRGELNVASETARRIDAALSAEGHPPVRKQVTGLSLGLVVPSLDNPYFSTLADAVADAAAADGIDVFTALTGSSPSRERASVERLMRVPDVGGLIYLGMNSTNEAFANRLTGDFPVVFLDEYVEAAGPRIAHVTANSFGGAYQATTHLISQGHRLIAHVGGPAGLRTADQREAGYRAAMKAHGVEVNESMIVRGTFSSAFGMNFFAHMARADASPTAVFTASDIAAVGLLEAARRAGVSVPGDLSVIGCDGITLGEWTSPRLTTVAQPTEQMARKAVDEITRLAAGDSPADHVLSMQLVVRESTREYSA comes from the coding sequence ATGTCGCTGGCGAAGGTGGCCCGAGAGGCCGGGGTGGCCGTGTCGACGGTGTCGAGGTACGTCCGGGGGGAGCTCAACGTCGCCTCCGAAACGGCCCGGCGCATCGACGCCGCGCTGTCCGCCGAAGGGCATCCGCCTGTGCGGAAACAGGTGACCGGGCTCAGCCTCGGCCTGGTGGTCCCGTCGCTGGACAACCCGTATTTCTCCACGCTGGCGGACGCGGTGGCCGACGCCGCGGCGGCCGACGGCATCGACGTGTTCACCGCCCTCACCGGCTCGTCGCCGTCGCGGGAGCGCGCCAGCGTCGAACGCCTGATGCGCGTGCCGGACGTAGGCGGGCTGATCTATCTGGGGATGAACAGCACCAACGAGGCGTTCGCGAACCGGCTGACGGGCGACTTCCCGGTGGTCTTCCTCGACGAGTACGTCGAGGCGGCCGGACCGCGGATCGCGCACGTCACCGCGAACAGCTTCGGCGGCGCGTACCAGGCGACCACCCACCTGATCTCCCAGGGCCACCGGCTCATCGCCCACGTCGGCGGCCCGGCCGGGCTACGGACGGCCGACCAGCGCGAGGCCGGATACCGCGCGGCCATGAAGGCGCACGGGGTCGAGGTCAACGAATCGATGATCGTGCGCGGCACCTTCAGCTCCGCTTTCGGCATGAACTTCTTCGCGCACATGGCGCGCGCCGACGCGTCGCCGACAGCCGTGTTCACCGCCAGCGACATCGCCGCCGTCGGCCTGCTCGAAGCCGCCCGCCGCGCGGGGGTCTCGGTGCCGGGCGACCTGTCGGTGATCGGCTGCGACGGCATCACCCTCGGCGAATGGACGTCGCCGCGGCTGACCACCGTCGCGCAGCCGACCGAGCAGATGGCGCGCAAAGCGGTCGACGAGATCACCCGCCTCGCGGCCGGCGACAGCCCCGCGGACCACGTGCTCTCCATGCAGCTCGTCGTCCGCGAATCGACCCGGGAGTACTCCGCATGA
- a CDS encoding PfkB family carbohydrate kinase has protein sequence MRASSAHVPAVAVRAVDTTAAGDSFVGALAAPLADMPGEPTTADVAACGFAAKAVAVVVTRYGVHPSQPTLAEILGA, from the coding sequence ATGCGCGCGTCGTCCGCACACGTCCCGGCGGTTGCCGTGCGGGCGGTGGACACCACTGCCGCGGGTGATTCGTTCGTCGGTGCGCTTGCGGCGCCGCTCGCGGATATGCCCGGTGAGCCGACGACCGCGGATGTGGCGGCCTGCGGTTTCGCGGCCAAAGCAGTCGCCGTCGTTGTCACGCGGTATGGGGTGCACCCTTCGCAGCCGACCTTGGCCGAGATCCTCGGCGCATGA
- a CDS encoding DMT family transporter — translation MSTSPTRRATSAVVLTIATVFAGMLGPLQSLVNGHLGTALGDGHAAALVSFGTGLVLMLIIVLARARTRTAFFRLPGQLVRGEIPRWNFFAGLCGAVIVLSEGVTVGFLGVAIFQTSLISGMVISGVVCDRLGIGVPFKQAMSAPRVAGAILAICATVLVVSPNWSAPHMIALAIMPFVGGLLAGWQPAGNSEIGLLSGSMFISITWNFLIGFVALGLVYVVRMATAGAHFALPGTWWMYFGGPLGLLSIALMALLVRGLGLLLLGLASTAGQLIGSLLLEIVAPAAGSSLHLVTVLGAGVALAAAAIAMIPSRHTAEPAVLAQPAEVHRG, via the coding sequence ATGAGTACGTCACCCACCCGCCGCGCGACCTCGGCCGTCGTATTGACGATCGCGACCGTCTTCGCCGGAATGCTCGGCCCGTTGCAGTCGCTGGTCAACGGACATCTCGGCACCGCGCTCGGCGACGGGCACGCGGCCGCGCTGGTGTCCTTCGGCACCGGCCTGGTGCTGATGCTGATCATCGTGCTGGCGCGCGCCCGCACGCGCACCGCGTTCTTCCGATTGCCGGGTCAGCTGGTGCGCGGCGAGATCCCGCGGTGGAACTTCTTCGCGGGCCTGTGCGGTGCGGTGATCGTGCTTTCCGAAGGCGTCACGGTGGGCTTCCTGGGGGTGGCGATCTTCCAGACCTCGCTGATCTCCGGCATGGTCATCTCCGGCGTGGTGTGCGACCGGCTCGGCATCGGCGTCCCGTTCAAACAGGCGATGAGCGCGCCGCGCGTCGCCGGGGCGATCCTGGCCATCTGCGCCACGGTGCTGGTCGTTTCCCCGAACTGGTCGGCCCCGCACATGATCGCGCTGGCGATCATGCCGTTCGTCGGCGGTCTGCTCGCCGGCTGGCAGCCCGCGGGCAACTCGGAGATCGGCCTGCTGTCCGGTTCGATGTTCATCTCCATCACCTGGAACTTCCTCATCGGCTTCGTGGCGCTCGGCCTCGTGTATGTGGTGCGGATGGCGACCGCGGGCGCGCACTTCGCCTTGCCGGGCACCTGGTGGATGTACTTCGGCGGGCCGCTCGGCCTCCTGTCGATCGCGCTGATGGCCTTGCTGGTGCGCGGTTTGGGGCTCTTGCTGCTGGGCCTGGCCTCGACGGCCGGTCAGCTGATCGGGTCGCTGCTGCTCGAAATCGTCGCTCCCGCAGCGGGTTCCAGCCTGCACCTGGTCACCGTCCTCGGCGCCGGCGTGGCGCTGGCGGCCGCGGCGATCGCGATGATTCCGTCCCGGCACACGGCCGAACCGGCGGTCCTCGCCCAGCCAGCCGAGGTGCATCGTGGCTGA
- a CDS encoding ribokinase, which produces MSPAVAVVASLNVDHIVQAPRIPEPGETLMGFSTSRELGGKGGNQAVAAARLGAEVAVIGCVGQDEDGDEYREALLAEGVDVAHLRTSALPTGRAAITVDAEGVNSIVVVAGANADIPAAAAEAAIGELPGLRVVVGQLEAAVDATERAFAAARERGALTVLNTAPVDAVAAKLLPLSDVVVANEIEFRQLTGQDPVDGLRRGSAELFAAGCRWVIVTLGAEGCAVLDASSSAHVPAVAVRAVDTTAAGDSFVGALAARLARVSGEPTTADVVAACGFAAKVAAVVVTRHGAHPSLPTLVEVLDAAVPN; this is translated from the coding sequence ATGAGCCCAGCGGTAGCGGTCGTCGCGTCGCTCAACGTCGACCACATCGTCCAGGCCCCGCGCATCCCGGAGCCAGGGGAGACCTTGATGGGCTTCTCGACGAGCCGGGAGCTGGGCGGAAAAGGCGGCAACCAAGCGGTCGCCGCCGCGCGGCTCGGCGCGGAAGTCGCCGTGATCGGGTGCGTCGGTCAGGACGAGGACGGCGACGAATACCGGGAAGCCCTGCTCGCCGAGGGCGTGGACGTCGCGCACCTGCGAACCTCGGCGCTGCCGACTGGACGGGCGGCGATCACCGTCGACGCGGAGGGCGTCAACTCGATCGTCGTCGTGGCCGGGGCGAACGCCGACATTCCCGCCGCGGCGGCCGAAGCAGCGATCGGCGAGTTGCCGGGGCTTCGGGTGGTCGTGGGCCAGCTGGAGGCGGCGGTCGACGCGACAGAACGCGCGTTCGCGGCTGCTCGCGAGCGCGGCGCGCTGACGGTGCTCAACACCGCGCCGGTCGACGCCGTCGCCGCGAAGCTGCTGCCGCTCAGCGATGTGGTGGTGGCGAACGAAATCGAGTTCCGGCAGCTCACCGGCCAAGACCCAGTCGACGGCCTGCGGCGCGGCAGTGCCGAACTGTTCGCCGCGGGATGCCGGTGGGTGATCGTGACGCTGGGAGCTGAGGGGTGCGCGGTCCTCGATGCGTCGTCGTCCGCACACGTCCCGGCGGTTGCCGTGCGGGCGGTGGACACGACTGCCGCGGGTGATTCGTTCGTCGGTGCGCTTGCGGCGCGGCTCGCGAGAGTCTCGGGTGAGCCGACGACTGCGGACGTGGTGGCGGCTTGCGGTTTCGCGGCCAAGGTGGCTGCCGTCGTCGTGACGCGGCATGGGGCGCATCCTTCGCTGCCGACGCTGGTCGAGGTCCTCGACGCGGCAGTGCCGAACTGA
- a CDS encoding glutamine amidotransferase: MVKVLLAGESWVSATIDHKGYDPFAHTQVEIGCERLLAALAAEGVEVTHLRSHDVAEKFPQTLAELEDYDVVLLSDVGSNTLLLHPDTFTRGRPAPNRLKLLREWVQGGGGLMMAGGYLSFQGFEGKANYHRTPIEEILPVDIDPFDDRVETPEGVRAQVVRSGHPVVAGLDREWPILLGYQHTTLKLDAELLATVEGDVMLAARQVGQGRTLAFTSDISPHWAPEEFMSWDGYGKLFAQALTWLAGREI, translated from the coding sequence ATGGTCAAGGTCCTGCTAGCCGGGGAGTCGTGGGTCAGTGCGACGATCGACCACAAGGGATACGACCCGTTCGCGCACACGCAGGTGGAGATCGGGTGCGAGCGGCTGCTGGCGGCGCTGGCGGCGGAAGGGGTCGAGGTGACTCACCTGCGTTCGCACGACGTGGCCGAGAAATTCCCGCAGACGCTGGCGGAACTCGAGGACTACGACGTCGTCCTGCTCTCCGACGTCGGCTCCAACACCCTGCTGCTGCACCCGGACACGTTCACCCGCGGCCGTCCCGCGCCCAACCGGCTCAAGCTCTTGCGCGAGTGGGTCCAGGGCGGCGGCGGGCTGATGATGGCCGGCGGCTACCTGAGCTTCCAGGGCTTCGAGGGCAAGGCCAACTACCACCGGACGCCGATCGAGGAGATCCTCCCGGTCGACATCGACCCGTTCGACGACCGCGTCGAGACTCCGGAGGGCGTCCGCGCGCAGGTCGTGCGGTCCGGCCACCCCGTGGTCGCCGGTCTCGACCGGGAGTGGCCGATCCTGCTCGGCTACCAGCACACCACGCTGAAGCTGGACGCCGAACTGCTCGCCACCGTCGAGGGCGACGTCATGCTGGCCGCCCGCCAGGTCGGCCAGGGCCGCACCCTCGCCTTCACCTCGGACATCTCCCCGCACTGGGCTCCCGAGGAGTTCATGAGCTGGGACGGCTACGGCAAGCTCTTCGCGCAGGCGCTGACCTGGCTTGCCGGACGCGAAATCTGA
- a CDS encoding M20 family metallopeptidase, with protein sequence MTDEALALLRDLVRQDTTSGDSAAQAAAQERAVSYATATAGVRVLQRSTTGRPWVLLGTGSAGGALFVCHIDTVPVGSRDLWERAPFSADVDDEFLHGRGSVDMKGGLVAALAALRNAAEAGAAAQVLITSDEEIGCRGAAEASASLELTPRIVVVPEATQNRVSLGHRGATWLRIAAAGKAAHGSTPQLGRNAIQLLADRALGALDSLPLSTEDYLGEETVNVGTFEGGTATNIVPASAVLTLDVRTVDGGAPVIAWASSLDPAISAEVELDLPAVRTPTLPDALSGQATAPAATYFTDASALAGSVAGAPIVIWGPGDPRQMHAANEKLELESWRQALRNYRELVLSTAR encoded by the coding sequence ATGACCGACGAAGCTCTCGCACTTTTGCGCGATCTGGTGCGCCAGGACACCACTTCCGGCGACAGTGCCGCACAGGCTGCCGCGCAAGAGCGGGCCGTCTCCTACGCCACTGCCACTGCGGGCGTACGCGTGCTGCAACGCTCCACCACAGGTCGGCCATGGGTACTGCTCGGCACCGGTTCGGCTGGCGGCGCGTTGTTCGTCTGCCACATCGACACCGTCCCGGTCGGCTCCCGCGATTTGTGGGAGCGCGCCCCGTTCTCCGCGGACGTCGACGACGAGTTCCTGCACGGCCGCGGCAGCGTCGACATGAAGGGCGGGCTGGTCGCCGCCCTGGCCGCGTTGCGCAACGCCGCGGAAGCCGGCGCCGCCGCGCAAGTCCTCATCACCAGCGACGAAGAGATCGGCTGCCGAGGCGCGGCGGAGGCCTCGGCGTCGCTGGAGCTGACGCCGCGGATTGTCGTGGTGCCGGAAGCGACGCAGAACCGCGTCTCGCTCGGGCATCGAGGAGCCACCTGGCTGCGTATCGCCGCGGCGGGCAAGGCCGCCCACGGGTCCACGCCCCAGCTCGGCCGCAACGCGATCCAGCTGCTCGCCGACCGGGCGCTTGGCGCGCTCGATTCGCTCCCGCTGTCCACAGAGGATTATCTGGGCGAGGAAACCGTCAACGTCGGCACCTTCGAAGGCGGCACCGCGACGAACATCGTTCCCGCGTCGGCGGTTCTGACGCTGGACGTGCGCACTGTGGACGGTGGCGCGCCGGTGATCGCCTGGGCTTCTTCGCTCGATCCGGCCATCAGCGCCGAGGTGGAACTTGACCTGCCCGCGGTTCGGACCCCGACGTTGCCGGACGCGCTCTCCGGCCAAGCCACCGCACCCGCCGCGACGTATTTCACCGACGCCTCGGCATTGGCCGGGTCCGTGGCCGGTGCGCCGATCGTGATCTGGGGCCCGGGAGACCCCCGGCAGATGCACGCGGCGAACGAGAAGCTGGAACTGGAGTCCTGGCGGCAGGCGTTGC
- a CDS encoding helix-turn-helix domain-containing protein yields MVPEAIGHLLTLGLKADEAEIYLDLLSSGPVPPDRLARDTGRDPGEVRRVLAVLAGIGLAGRVDGPGSPMSALRPEPVLEVLTRQREAELAGARAAMTRLYEQYRRHSVRYDADPMIEVVSGTTAAERVQQLERSARTEVRGLDSPPYYADADANEIELENLARGVRYRAVYGRLALERPEYVAENILPCGKSGEEARVLPEVPVKLLIVDDCAALSGADRTVLLIRSCDLFDALAGLFDMCWQVALPLGLADDTSGPAIRPSERRLLALLAAGLTDDQVARVLGVSRRTMFRYLENLMARTGAANRFQLALHATRNDWLSVDAQPGVSAVRSVPL; encoded by the coding sequence ATGGTTCCCGAAGCAATCGGCCATCTCCTGACTCTCGGGCTGAAAGCGGACGAAGCAGAAATCTATCTGGACCTACTTTCGTCGGGACCGGTTCCGCCTGATCGGCTAGCGCGCGACACCGGCCGCGACCCCGGCGAGGTGCGTCGTGTGCTGGCGGTGCTGGCCGGAATCGGACTGGCCGGCCGGGTCGACGGTCCCGGTTCGCCGATGTCCGCGCTGCGCCCGGAACCGGTGCTGGAGGTGCTGACCAGGCAACGCGAGGCGGAACTGGCCGGGGCCCGGGCGGCGATGACGCGCCTGTACGAGCAATACCGAAGACACTCGGTCCGCTACGACGCCGACCCGATGATCGAGGTAGTCAGCGGAACCACGGCCGCCGAACGGGTGCAGCAACTGGAGCGATCGGCGCGCACGGAGGTCCGCGGACTGGACTCCCCGCCGTACTACGCCGACGCGGACGCCAACGAGATCGAACTGGAAAACCTGGCCCGCGGCGTCCGCTACCGAGCCGTCTACGGCAGGCTCGCGCTGGAACGGCCGGAGTACGTCGCGGAAAACATCCTGCCCTGCGGCAAAAGCGGCGAGGAGGCGCGGGTTCTGCCGGAGGTGCCGGTGAAACTCCTGATCGTCGACGATTGTGCGGCTTTGTCGGGCGCCGACCGCACGGTGTTGCTGATCCGCTCGTGCGACCTGTTCGACGCGCTGGCCGGACTGTTCGACATGTGCTGGCAGGTCGCGCTGCCCCTGGGCCTCGCCGACGACACCTCCGGCCCCGCGATCCGCCCCAGCGAACGACGGCTGCTCGCGCTTCTCGCCGCCGGGCTCACGGACGACCAGGTGGCCCGGGTGCTCGGCGTGAGCAGGCGGACGATGTTCCGATATCTGGAGAACCTGATGGCACGGACGGGGGCGGCGAACCGGTTCCAGCTGGCGCTGCACGCGACGCGGAATGACTGGCTTTCGGTGGATGCTCAGCCTGGCGTGTCGGCGGTGCGCTCGGTTCCGCTGTGA